The Raphanus sativus cultivar WK10039 chromosome 6, ASM80110v3, whole genome shotgun sequence sequence catataataaataatagtaaAGTTTTTCCAAGATCATATATGCACATTGTTGGAGCATGATTTATCAAATTGGCAAAACCCAACTATTCTACCCCAAAAGGGGTACTTCGCAGCTCGAGATAGCTAGTTCGAAGTCTACAAATAAACATCAAAGACCAGGTCACTTCACGGTCAATTGGTTACATAACAATCTGAGATCTCCAGAGCAAAGCACGGAAAGTGCGTCCTAGATACATAGACTAGTTGGAGCAAGCtaatcaatataaaaacaaagcGAAGATCATTATTCATCATGTATCATTTGACTCACCTATTCGAGATCTAGAATACTCTATCTCTCTTATATTCACTTGTGCTTTGTCCTTTGTATTCGACGTATTcattgtaattaatattaatctaGTTCGTAGAAATATTTACTCACATAATATTTTTCCCATCGTTTCTCTAACTTTGTTCTATTCGCATTAAATTTTTGATTGATGGATTTTGCTCCCACACACACAGataatatttcttcttcttgcgGTCACTTGTATTAGAACGCTCCAACCCTCAATGTAAGTGAACTTCCACGTCTATTATCTGTTCGTGTATTACACTTTTGTTTGATAGCTGGTAGTTTATTTTTGGAAGGTTCAAAATTTTGCACTACACTTATTAAGGTCTAACTGGTAACCATGTGAGGAATAATAGAAACatataggaaaaaaataaatgagaatAAAATTATGGGAATGATGAAGAACAGTTATTCTATATCAAATTTAGTAAGAAACAAATTTATTCTTTAATTCTCTACATAAAAGGAATGAGAAAGAATGAAAAGGAATAACTATTTCTTGtgaatggtaaaatttgttaggaacataaaaaaatgtattattcctctttatttttttgtcaccaGTTAGACAGTAATCACTGtgattttttgtgtgttttatccTTGCTTACTATCAAAATGATTTCTCAATTTACTATCAGTTATGAAAATTTCAACAGAGTTATGtttaattctaaaattttcTCATAATGTTGACTAGAAAAGATAAATGCTATTCATTGATTAaccaaatcattttttaaagttttcttatatacACCATTATataccaaaaatttaaatatttaaattattctcATTTACAGAATGTAACGTCTCACAAAAGTCGTCATCCTCGATAGTATAAACCGTATAATTTTACACGTGTTTGGATAACCGTCGAAGCGTTACAAAATGTAGATATTGTACATGTTAAAAGGTATTAAAACGTATAGAAGAAATTTATCTAGAATGCAATTAcagattttttagctaaaatgatatttttttttatagaaaactgATTTTTGTTGGTTATTATATTTCGGTTTAACTACTCAAACTGTTTTTTGTTTGAGTAATGGaatgatttttttgttgtgAAAAAAATTGTAGATGCTTGCAATTGTTtatctataatatatatgaaaccAATTAGCTTGGAGGCAAAAATCCTTATAAAAGTAAAAGTGAGGTAAATTTTCACAGGCAGAATATATGAAAGAATTTTAGCAGGAAAAATGAGACAAGCGTCATGAACGTGTCAGTCGATAAACGAGAAAGCAAATAAGTAGTACCAGATTCGACGTACCACATTAGTAAACCTCAACTTTTTACTTGAAAGgcaattttcaatatttaaacatcaaataattattttacctTTGTTGCAGTTACACTCTTCTTTACTAGtccaataaattaaaaataaaataaatatcactcGAATGCATGcatgttttctttttaccaAAACAATGCGTGCTTATATATACAGAGAAATGTCACCATTGTAAACTCCGCCTCATCCTCATTTTAAAAGTAGCTCCGTAAGCTCTAGTTTCCACTGACACATCACTGCTCGCTgctttcctttcttcttcttctccctatATTACTGTTCCGGGTaacaagatttttatttctGCTGTTTATATTACTTTAGCACAATCTGTGATCTAATGCAAATTTGGCTCATGGTGCCCTAGCCAACATATACCAATATTTAGGCTTCtcattgtttcttttatttttagaagaaaaaaaatcaattttcaatTTAGCTTTTAAAGCAAATTTCGTAACATCTTACAAACACTCGCATTCTGTAATGAAATAGACGTTCATGATTGTTGTCGCTTATTGTAATTCTGTATCCATTAATTTCATAactttttctttgaaatttaGAAGCTCTGCTGATATATGAATGCATGTTCACATTACATGATTTATAGGTCTTAAAACGATGCCGATTCCCGAATCAGAGACATCGACCTTCCATGTATTTAACCACAATCTCCAAACGCAACCGCAAACGTATCCACAGGAAACCGCAGCAGAGGAGCACCCACCAGTAGGCAGACAAAACTCGATCATGTCGCTGACTCTTGACGAGATTCAGATGAAAAGCGGCAAGAGCTTCGGAGCAATGAACATGGACGAGCTCCTCGCGAACATGTGGATGACTGTCgaggaaaacaacaacaacgtcGGGGGAGCTGCCGCCCACCAGGATGGGGAGAAACCTACCGCACTGCCACGTCAAGGTTCGTTGTCAGTCCCCGTACCTTTGTGCAAGAAAACCGTCGAGGAAGTTTGGTTCGAGATACAAAACGGCGCCGTACAACAACAACCACCACCATCGTCCATTGCCGGTCAAAACCCCGACGAAGATAATCGCCGGCAACAAACCCTTGGCGAGATCACGCTTGAGGATTTTCTTGTTAAGGCTGGGGTTGTTCAAGAACCGTTAAAAACAACGATGAAGATGTCAAGTTCTGATTTCGGTTATAATCCCGAGTTCGGAGTCGGTTTACACTGTCAAACCCAAAACAATTATGGTGATAATAACCGGACAGTTTACAGTGAGAACCGGCCATTTTACTCGGGTATAGGAGAATCCTCAAGCTGCATGACCGGAAATGGGAGGAGTGAGCAGTACTTAACCGGTTTAAATGCTTTTCGGATCCAGAAACGGATAATTGACGGTCCACCCGAGATATTGATGGAGCGGAGACAGCGACGGATGATTAAAAACCGCGAGTCTGCGGCACGGTCTCGAGCCCGGAGACAAGTAAGTTTGAGTACAAATAGATACTATTTCCATCTGTATAAAACTTGCCTACTATCTTTCATCGAATCTGGTTTAtacctttatttatttatatagttcTTAGAGAATACATTTTAAGTTTTGGCAAATGTGTATGACTGACAAGTGGAGTTACCTTTCTTAGGCGTATACTGTGGAGTTGGAGTTGGAATTGAACCAACTCACGGAGGAAAACATGAAGCTGAAGAAAATTGTGGTACTTTCTTGATTAATCATTATTGCAACCACATATTatctatgtttttttatatcgaaacaaatattattgttattatttattatttttattcaattcatattttttttcttgatagGAAGAGAATGATAAGAAAAGAAGGCAAGAGGTAATAATCAAATTTCCATTGTACTGTCCccatgaaaatattaaataaattccaAGATGTCATCAACGAATATGGATTCATCAGAAAAATCacatttaagaagaaaaaaagtgatACTATTGGATTCAAAATTGACTTTACTGGAGATACCGTTAGTTTCTATTCAAACAAGCGTTATAAAGCAAATTATCGTTGTGTAACATACTAATAAAAGTAACAAAttggttttgaaattttttaatagACTTTAATCATATAATGGCATGCAGCTGATGAACAGAAGCATCCAAATTACCAAAGAGAAGAATGGAGAAAAATTAAGGAGGATTCGCAGGATGGCTAGTACTGGGTGGTAGATTAGAGTCtgtgtaatatatatatctataagaTCATTTCCATCTAttcatatttttacatataatataatatatattattttgagaCAAACGCGAAATATGTATATGATCATCCTTTTacatctttattattattttttgaccCAGTGACCAAAACAAAGATCATCCTTTTTACCAACAAATACAATTAATTGAAACGCTTCATGCTTTTTTCCGACAATTAATTGAAACGCTTCGTGCTTTTTTCCGCTACAAATATCATTCattctatttaaaataacttGACTAGCCAAACTGATAGTACATATTTATCATAAATCATGTTAACATATGCCCAAGTTACTATTCGCTTTCTTGAAAGAAAAACTATTATACAGAAAAACTATTATAAAGAGTGGATGGTTGAACTGGTAGATGGCGAtacaaaggaaagaaaaaagttttaattaaatctattttgctatttttttgacatatgttatGTCAGCTTCTTGTTCAATTGAAGATATGTGAGAATTTTACAAGTTCCATTGCATAATTTTGGTAGAATTCAAATCTTCTAAAACGAGGAATACactaaattaaatgaaaaaaatgtgtATATCTAGAAAGGAAGGAGCGAAAATAGAGAGGTGGAACCTAGAGTTGTAGACTGCAACGCTTCATCATGCCTGATGAGAAGCAGAAGCCATGGACAAGACTAAGTTTGCCCTAATTTTCAAAACGCTCCCAAGCACTAAAATCGAGGCGCAGCCACCTACACTCTTCCTCGATGCCGGTATGGCCTCTCGCCGCTGGCGTCGGGATCTCTGCTCCGACGTTTGTCTCCCACCATCCTCTGCTCGCTCCGCCAGTCTCCACTCCATTGTCTTCCTCTTCATGAACCTGCAAGTCACAATACCAATTCATTTAGGCTCGCTCCGCTTGGACTCAAGCACCGTCACAATGCTCACTGTCATCTCGGCCGCTCTCTGTCGTCACCCACCGCGGTCCTGGAAGGCCATCTTCACTCACCGAGATCGTCACCACATTTGTTACCGTTTATCATCCTCCGTGAAGACTGACAAAGCTCCAACACCAGATCTACCACTCCCGTTAACTGCTTCGACCGTCGACCATGGCCCAACTCCATTCGCCGCTCCACCGTCTGTTGGTCACCGCAACCCCACCACCACCAGAGTAACGTTGACACACGCGCTTTCAATGTTCTCAGATATGGGCTTTTCTTGTGATTGTTTTTGGTGGGGTCAAGCCCATACTATGGCTTACGAGAGCCTTATTTTAAATGCTACTGCAATGGTCACTTCTTGGTTCTATGGAGCTAAGCTACTTCGGTTAAATCTCTTTCTCCTAGTGACCGCCGGATGTACTGTTGAAGAGTGTGGTTTCGCCAAATTTGCTTACCGTTGCGTCTCCATCACACTATGCCGTCTCAAGCATCGACGGTTCTTCACATAGTCGGATCTGTGGCTCTTCCAATCTCCTTGTTGCTGGAACTCTTGTGCAAGAGTGTGGACTCGCCAGATTTACTATCTCTATCAGTGCTGCGTTTCCATCACATTCCATCGTTTCAAGCATCGACGGTTCTTCACAGGGTCCACTATGCGACCTTCACATCGGAGTTATTGCACGGAGACTCATTCACCCAAAGTTTTTTACCTCTTATCCGATGTTTGCTCACACACATTTTGGTTGAACGAGAATTGATGACTGTTTGCTTAGGTCTTTGGTTACAACTTGTTGGGCTCGACACGGTAATGTTGAGTTCCGAGTTTTGGACCCAATTAAACCTTTAGTTTTGTCATCAAACCTCATTTTCCCAAGCGCCTCCTTTGAGGTGAAGTTAGAGCTTGAGATTCACCTAGTCTATTCGGTAAGCTCTGTTGGGTTTAAAGCTGATCATACTTGCTTCAGCGCCAAATCAAGTCAAATAGGACTTCGTTCTCTCAATATTATCTACGGATCTGGAGCTTCTCACCTAAAGTTCTTGCCAATCATCATTCCAATCTCTTCATATTTCAACGTCGTTTTCGACTATCAATTGTTCTTTCGAACAATCGCCATGGGAACAAAAGTGAAATTTCTCTTTGGGTTTCTTCATTTCTGCGAGCGTGACTCGCCCCTATATGGTTCTATCTCTAGGTGTAATGTATTGTTTTCTAGCTTCTTTCTATCGTCGAGATTGACTCCGATACTTTATGTTTCAGTTGTAATTGTTGCTCTTTGagcttatttttatataaatttgtgCTAAAAAAAGGAGGAATTGGTTTCCGCCTGATCCATGAATTCAACCTACCTCTTTTAGCGAAACAGGTTTGGCTTCTTGTTCAATATCCAAATTCACTAGTGGCGAGAGTTTTACGGGAAAGATATTATCGCCTGAACTCATCTTTGCGAATATGCTCAGTGGATAACCCATCTTATGTGTGGACAATTATTATAGTGGCaagaaaactattatttttgaGTATCAGAAACAAAGTGCATTCAGGATATGAAATTAATGTATAGCAAGATCCATGGATTCCCTCTACACCAGCAAGGCCAGCTCGCCCCAGGACCCCATTCGTACATCCAAAGATGACTGTCagtagttttattaattttgaatcAAAGGAGTGGGATGCTCGACTACTAAAACAATATGTAGATCAAGAGAAGATACCAGAGATTCAGAGTTTGACCATAAACcctaggggtgggcatttcgatttagtttcgggttcggtttgggttcggtttggtttgggtaatttgggttttataaaacacaaaccaattaaaaccaaagtagctttggtttgggtttggtttgggtttaattcggtgcggttcagtttggtttggtttagaattagttcggtttacattattatggtctagtttggttcAGTGTAGTTTgagttggttataaaatatgaaggcatcagttttatacttttattaaaaaataatcaactcaaacgatagagtgagaatataaaaacttatgctacatgattttatatataatagtattatttgaattatatttataattttttttaaagatatggaagttatgaaaaatgaaaaacaaaactttaactaaaatttgcaatatgttaatacatatatatatatatatatatataaaatatatatatatatatatatatatatatatatcatatatatttttactatatatatattggattatcggtttggttcagtttggttcggtttaaatccaaaccaaaccgttcgggttgagtaaaacatgaaaCAATTGGGTGACATAAAGAGTACggttggtttggttcggtttaacttcggtttggttggttcggtttgggttttttgcccacACCTAATAACCCTACTCATAGATGTGATATTTTTTTGCTGGAGCTACACCAAAATGGTCAATATGTAGTCAAGTCTGGATATTGGATGACTACAAATATACTTACAGATGACGAGAAAAAAGAAATTCTAGGGTCCAACATAACCAAATTACAAGCTTTTGCTTGGAAAGTGAATGTACCACAAAAGATTTGTCATCTTATATGGCAATTAATCACATGGCAGGTAGTGATAGTAATGAATCTGGTACGCTGCAATATGCAATGTGATAACTACTGCCCAAGATTTGAAGAGTCAGAAGAAACTGCTACTCATGCGATCTTCGAATGCCCACCAACCTTACAAGCATGGACATTATCATCAACATCGTCAAGCTCTCAAACTTTTCTTATCTCGAGCATCTATGCCAATATGGACTATTTTTTTAGAGGAAGAACAATATTGTGGAGCCAAAAGATGATAGAGACACTTATCTTTGGATAATCTGTTACATTTAGAAGGCCATGAATGATAAGCTATTCAGAGATATAGACATGGATCCATTAGAACTAGTCAGGTATGTAGAGAGTGAGTGCCAGACTTGGTACAATGCAAATGAGACTATACATGCTCCTCCACATGCACAAATTGTGGAAGAACCACAAGCCTTAAGATTAGGTGATAATTGTATGGTAGATATCTCATGGATCTCTAGAGATCAATTTAGTGGAATTGGATGAGTTTGGAAGGATAACATAGGAAATATTCAACTTATGGGGACACGAAACTGAACAGAGAAGAGGCGGAAGATGAAAATTGCGGAGGTTGAAAGGGCCAGAGAACATCAGAATACAGATCTCTTAGAATTTTCTGGCGTTTCATCATCACTCCTCTCTTGGATTCTCCCCTGATTTTCTTGCGGTACTCTGCGTTACTCTCTCCATATTTTTCTCTACTAGTATTTTTGCCTATGCATGGGTCTAGTTTActgtatttaaaattatttaatatcatagtttatagtcaaaataaattattctttGGCCACATATTATCATATTATGAATCTGAATAACATTGTCTCAAATTTCATTTGCGTAAAGAGAGAGTAAAacaataattcatatatataatactatccaaaaaatatttaaaatacaaaatatatttaaaatattttatttaatctatTATTCATCAATAATTCTATATGTCCAGATAACAAATAGtagatataatttaaattattttcaaataggATTTTAgccataaataaattataagatACTTTGAATTAAAAATTCCATGATTATAAGATATCGAACTCATTTGGAAGCAAAAACCAAACACATGAATTAGTTGATATTGATTTATGTAAATTATGACATAGTGAGTTTATATACCATTTGTGATATCATCTAGCCATTACTTTCCATGCATATTGTTGGAGCATGTTGAAAAACTGTTAGTAGAACTTGCGAGTTCGTTTTTATAACACATAACATAATAGTGTAGTTTAAGAAAACACATAGCTGGCATAATACATAATTAGTTTctctataaaatttaaaatttatttaaatttgattatgTAATTAAAATCATTTACCATTGTTATAGATTGTGGCGTGACTTTTGATGTTGCTGTCGAAATCTctgtgcttcttcttctttttaggATTTGTAATCTTCATTGTCGAAGCTTTGCAGTGACACCAACAAAGACTTTTGCACTTAGTTTCGAATTCGTCAATGACAATTTAATAACATAGATTTTAAAACCTAATGAAAAATGTATGAAGAAAACAAATAGATGTGTAAGCAGTTTTTTGGTTGTGATGAAGAAGACATGTTCAGTTATCaaaccaaattttgtaacttccctattttgttgacaaaaaatagaGCATGTGCGTGGGTTTGCTTTTCTtgactttttttatttacatagaattttatttttttttgtaaagttttgtCTATCAAAATTTTAGTGGTCATGTGATTTGTGATttagtatataaaaaattacgagagaaaaaaagagatttaaCAAAGTTTGTGATTTGGTGGTAATTAATTTGATGGCAAAAACCTAATACGATTAAGTTAACAGGGTTCGAATCCCGGTTACaaggaaatttatattttggcaTCGATAAAAACAGAAGACCGACACATATAAACACCTGATTAGTCTGGACCATATCTGTAGATACAAAATatctctgtataattcaaaaacgaaaagaaaagagagacaAAGTTTGGGGAAGATAATCGAGTTAGATTCGATCTATTTTGGGTAGGTGGGTAAATTAGAGATTGAATTTGTGAATACTCTAATTCGTTAAGAGTATTGGAGTCTTTACTCATTCTCTATccatattttctattttaaaaaaagtactaaatgatattttaataatgGAAGAAAGTAGAAATCTTTTATAAAAGGACGGGGCATATGGAGTTAGGACCTCACTGGTTTTTCTACTACCATTCACAAATGTATTTTTTGCAGTTGGTAGCGTTTGACAGCGTTAAATCTGggaattttactttttactcACGGATCCTGCCCTGTTTGATCTGCTGCATGGCAGGTACGCGTCaaaagatttgaaaaatatGCGGAGCGGGTTGAATACAGGTTGAATATATTTTCTGCAGAGCGGGTTCAGGTCGGTCAAATTTAAATCGTGGATATCCACCAATccgcaaaattaaaaaaaaaaattagttaaaaatatgatttataattaaaaatttacaaatataaataaaattttaattaaaatatattatttattttattagaaaaaagaaTTAATGAAAAcgtataaaataattatttttatatttttaatattaaccGCAGATCTAGCGGTTTACTCACTAATGTAAGTGAGGAgggtaaaaaaaatttatattcgCGGGTCAAGCGGCTCAAGTTTTTGAATCAAAAAATGATTCAACCCGCAGCAGGGCAGGGCGGGTCGACCCGAGAACACAACACTAGACAGcatttcaaaaatatcatacaaaccgctacaaatcgcttcaaaccgatctgaattttttaaaatcaaaagctgattACACCttgcgtttgcggttgcggacgGTTGCGtgtgaataattttttttttttagtattttaaatttttaaaatggaaatattataaataaaatatatacatattttacatattaatttaaattcgcAAACAATatcacaattttgttttataaaaactttaaactagttattcattagatttaaaaaaattaatatacatacatatataaagatatacacatatataaacgaaacaaaatattcttttaaaaattttaatataaatcttcaaaaaatatattaaaattataactttcaactaattaaaaaattaataagtaaatgtaatattattattaatcatattatattaataattattatattttatcacaataatgtgttttataatattataatatatttatattagtaatttattattaaactattACAATATCTTATAATCAATCAGTCACGAATATCTAAATACAACAATTTTCAAGATCAAGCACTATGTCAATCATACAAAATGATACATAAAGCTTGAAACCATAACCACGCATCTTTAGTCTCAAAGCTCAAAAGTCAAGGATGGCGGAACCATCTCTAGCTCGTCTCTCTGCCTTGTTCTTCGGCTTTCTCCTCCTCTTAGCCACTTACTCTTGGGTCCCTGTACTCCACTCAGGCTTCTTGTCCGGTACCGGGGTGCGGAAAACCCTCGGACCGGATCCTAAACCCCGCGTCGACCACTCTTCCGCAAAGCCTCATCACCCACTTGACCCACTAACTGTGCGAGAAATCGAGAGAGTCCGAACCATCCTCTTGGGTCATGACCCGCGTTTTGGTTCCGGGTCAGCCACTATTCACTCCATGGCTCTTGACGAGCCGGATAAGACACGTGTCGTCCAGTGGAAGAAAGGAAATCGGTTACCGTCGCGAAGAGCCGAGGTCCTCGCGCTGTCGGGTGGTCAGTCCCACGTGATTGTTGTGGATCTTGATTCGGGTCGGGTCCTTTCTGATGTGGTCAACCCGACTTCTGGGTATCCGATTCTCACCATGGACGACCTCACGGTGGCTTCTCAGGTATCGCAGAATGGTTTTAACAATGAGTTACTGATTTGATTTTTTGGACTTATTTTATTACAACAATCCGGTTTAGCTCACATGTTATTCTCAATTTAATCTGACCAACACGGTCTACCCGGATTTCCTTTCAAGTTTTCTGGTATAGTACGGTTTGTGGTTTCAGTTAGCCAGTTAACATTTCTAGTTTTCAAATGATATATAGCTTTTGTATGGTCTTTTGGGTTGGGTTGGGTtgtgttttcaattttattaaaaaaatagattacataAAACATGTATTTAAGTTGGCTATTTAAATtcctatattatatataatgcATCCGGCCAGGCGGGTTTTGATTCATAAATAGAATAACTAATAGAtaaagaaaatctaaaaaatattggttcataaaaattgaatataattaaaaacgttggTTCTTTTAATTCTTAAACACTTAAATTATAGCagagataaattaataaatataggtgtcataattttaattatataaatagtatatttaatttaaaatcttataaaaagTTATCTGAtggaatgtttctgttttagtaagtaatatttaatttttaaaaaattatttgaatataaaagctatcaatttttttctttcgaaAAATACTCTTAagatttcataatttttttatcaaaaagtaacacacaaagaaaataatcaaaataatcttcattaaatagttttaaaatatatacataaagttAATTggttaataattaaattatattttgggaTGGGTGTTTAAGGATTAGTATCTATTCTATTATTTCTCCAGCATGACCAGTGGATATCATGTTGAAtccactttttaaattttactttttactaaCTAACTATCATTAATCACATATAAATATACTCTAATACCTACACGtaattt is a genomic window containing:
- the LOC108810066 gene encoding ABSCISIC ACID-INSENSITIVE 5-like protein 1, which codes for MPIPESETSTFHVFNHNLQTQPQTYPQETAAEEHPPVGRQNSIMSLTLDEIQMKSGKSFGAMNMDELLANMWMTVEENNNNVGGAAAHQDGEKPTALPRQGSLSVPVPLCKKTVEEVWFEIQNGAVQQQPPPSSIAGQNPDEDNRRQQTLGEITLEDFLVKAGVVQEPLKTTMKMSSSDFGYNPEFGVGLHCQTQNNYGDNNRTVYSENRPFYSGIGESSSCMTGNGRSEQYLTGLNAFRIQKRIIDGPPEILMERRQRRMIKNRESAARSRARRQAYTVELELELNQLTEENMKLKKIVEENDKKRRQELMNRSIQITKEKNGEKLRRIRRMASTGW